The Daucus carota subsp. sativus chromosome 2, DH1 v3.0, whole genome shotgun sequence genome includes a window with the following:
- the LOC108209858 gene encoding uncharacterized protein LOC108209858, producing MEVEWRPNFGGMEKAFSMNVMMLIVGYFTGRSIRHWSPAPATKQKRKRKEICSRSGDRVWGAWDNLPDELLRSVLMKMNIIDYLAFSGVCRSWRSVSTDIRKSFMERLQPLVLARPRYSKKACVLYNIFDRKSCKSMLPNMPRKSLWGLASGYLITYDRNMGFWLVNLMTRHEMHYPVLSESSYSIFDFTPRAVLLRLTRLSRIFMIIFSEKHNFLLMSESGSSSWQEYLFPNTSAGIADVKIWNGKIFVLTCDAHFGEFNLRADPVLKLYNRNIPIQLSSRSMLQLVTSDNKIYMVMSHTHYPRPPLSMLVIYLFLYELDYSMESAKQINDLGSKSLFLSPHNSALVDTTGWGAATVYVFFKIQWEDVHSLTWMDTG from the exons ATGGAAGTGGAATGGAGACCTAATTTTGGTGGGATGGAAAAAGCATTTAGCATGAATGTGATGATGCTAATTGTTGGATATTTTACGGGACGCTCGATAAGACACTG GAGTCCTGCACCagcaacaaaacaaaaaagaaaacgaAAAGAGATCTGCAGCAGATCAGGTGACAGAGTTTGGGGAGCATGGGATAATCTTCCTGATGAACTCCTCCGTTCAGTTCTAATGAAAATGAATATTATCGACTACCTAGCCTTCAGTGGTGTGTGTAGATCCTGGAGGTCAGTGTCTACCGATATTCGCAAAAGTTTTATGGAGCGTCTGCAACCCTTAGTTCTAGCAAGACcaagatattcaaaaaaagCTTGTGtgctatataatatttttgacagGAAAAGTTGCAAGTCAATGCTTCCAAATATGCCTCGCAAAAGCTTATGGGGTTTAGCAAGTGGTTACTTGATCACATATGACAGGAACATGGGGTTTTGGCTTGTGAACTTAATGACAAGACATGAGATGCACTATCCTGTCCTGTCAGAAAGCAGCTATAGCATCTTTGACTTCACTCCTCGTGCTGTCCTCTTGCGGTTGACTCGGCTTTCAAGAATTTTCATGATTATTTTCTCTGAGAAGCATAATTTTTTACTGATGTCTGAAAGTGGCTCTAGTAGTTGGCAGGAATATCTTTTCCCAAACACCAGTGCTGGAATTGCAGATGTAAAGATTTGGAATGGCAAAATTTTTGTTCTAACCTGTGATGCACATTTTGGAGAATTTAATCTGAGGGCAGATCCTGTTCTGAAGCTCTACAACCGTAACATCCCTATTCAACTTTCATCACGTTCGATGTTGCAGTTAGTGACTTCAGACAACAAGATCTACATGGTTATGTCTCATACTCATTATCCTCGTCCACCTCTAAGTATGTTGGTCATATATCTTTTCTTGTACGAACTTGACTACAGTATGGAGTCTGCAAAACAGATTAATGACTTGGGTTCAAAATCTTTGTTCCTGAGTCCACATAATTCTGCCCTGGTTGACACAACTGGTTGGGGTGCGGCAACTGTGTATGTGTTCTTCAAAATACAATGGGAAGATGTTCATTCTCTCACTTGGATGGACACTGGCTAG
- the LOC108209860 gene encoding uncharacterized protein LOC108209860 isoform X1: MEVDWRPNLGGMEKAFSMNVMMLIVKYFAGFSITHWSPAPATKQKRKRKEICSRSSDGVCGAWDSLPDELLLSVLMKLNIIDYLAFSGVCRSWRSVSTDIRKSFMERLQPLVLARPRYSKKACVLYNIFDRKSCKSMLPNMPRKSLWGLASGYLITYDRNMGFWLVNLMTRHEMHYPVLSESSYSIFDFTPRAVLLRLTRLSRIFMIIFSEKHNFLLMSESGSSSWQEYLFPNTSAGIADVKIWNGKIFVLTCDAHFGEFNPRADPVLKLYNRNIPIQLSSRSMLQLVTSDNKIYMVISHHPCPRVTMLVLYLSLYELDYSMESAKQINDLGSKSLFLSPYNSALVDTTGWGAGNCVCVLQNTMGKCSFSHLGGHWLETIPAVWDYNVRLYFWVFPGESWDISCVGDEFGT; encoded by the exons ATGGAAGTGGATTGGAGACCTAACCTTGGTGGGATGGAAAAGGCATTTAGCATGAATGTGATGATGCTGATTGTTAAATATTTTGCGGGATTCTCGATAACACACTG GAGTCCTGCACCAGctacaaaacaaaaaagaaaacgaAAAGAGATCTGCAGCAGATCAAGTGACGGAGTTTGCGGAGCATGGGATAGTCTTCCTGATGAACTGCTCCTTTCAGTTCTAATGAAATTGAATATTATCGACTACCTTGCCTTCAGTGGTGTGTGTAGATCCTGGAGGTCAGTGTCTACCGATATTCGCAAAAGTTTTATGGAGCGTCTGCAACCCTTAGTTCTAGCAAGACcaagatattcaaaaaaagCTTGTGtgctatataatatttttgacagGAAAAGTTGCAAGTCAATGCTTCCAAATATGCCTCGCAAAAGCTTATGGGGTTTAGCAAGTGGTTACTTGATCACATATGACAGGAACATGGGGTTTTGGCTTGTGAACTTAATGACAAGACATGAGATGCACTATCCTGTCCTGTCAGAAAGCAGCTATAGCATCTTTGACTTCACTCCTCGTGCTGTCCTCTTGCGGTTGACTCGGCTTTCAAGAATTTTCATGATTATTTTCTCTGAGAAGCATAATTTTTTACTGATGTCTGAAAGTGGCTCTAGTAGTTGGCAGGAATATCTTTTCCCAAACACCAGTGCTGGAATTGCAGATGTAAAGATTTGGAATGGCAAAATCTTTGTTCTAACCTGTGATGCACATTTTGGAGAATTTAATCCGAGGGCAGATCCTGTTCTGAAGCTCTACAACCGTAACATCCCTATTCAGCTTTCATCACGTTCGATGTTGCAGTTAGTGACTTCAGACAACAAGATCTACATGGTTATATCTCATCATCCTTGTCCACGTGTAACTATGTTGGTCCTATATCTTTCCTTGTACGAACTTGACTACAGTATGGAATCTGCAAAACAGATTAATGACTTGGGTTCAAAATCTTTGTTCCTGAGTCCATATAATTCTGCCCTGGTTGACACAACTGGTTGGGGAGCGGGCAACTGTGTATGTGTTCTTCAAAATACAATGGGAAAATGTTCATTCTCTCACTTGGGTGGACACTGGCTAGAAACGATTCCTGCTGTTTGGGATTATAATGTGAGACTATATTTCTGGGTTTTTCCTGGTGAAAGTTGGGACATCAGTTGTGTTGGTGATGAATTTGGCACTTGA
- the LOC108209152 gene encoding uncharacterized protein LOC108209152 isoform X2 — protein MEVDGRPNLGGMEKAFSMNVMTLLVKFFAGHSIRLRIPAPTKKQGRKRKQICSRSGDRVWGAWDSLPNELLLLILMKLNIIDYLAFSGVCRSWRSAATDIRKSFMERLQPLVFARSRYAKKACVLYNIFDSQNCKSMLPSMPRKYLWGLSSGYLITYDKNMGFWLVNLMTRHEMHYPVLSESSYRFFDFTPRAVLLRLTRLSRIFMIIFSEKHNFLLMSESGSSSWQEYLLPNTSAGIADVKVLDGKIFVLTCDAHFGEFNPRADPVVKLYNCNIPIQLPSRSILQLVTSDNKIYMVISQYPCPCVTLLVQYLFLYELDYSMEFAKQIHDLGSKSLFLSVYNSALVDTTGWGAGNCVCFLQNTIGKCSFFHLDGRRLATIPAVWDCYVRLYFWVFPGESWDISCVGDEFGP, from the exons ATGGAAGTGGATGGGAGACCTAACCTTGGTGGGATGGAAAAGGCATTTAGCATGAATGTCATGACGCTGCTTGTTAAATTTTTTGCGGGACACTCGATAAGACTCCG GATTCCTGCACCAACAAAAAAACAAGGAAGGAAACGAAAACAGATCTGCAGCAGATCAGGTGACAGAGTTTGGGGAGCATGGGATAGTCTTCCTAATGAACTCCTCCTTTTAATTCTAATGAAATTGAATATTATCGACTACCTTGCCTTCAGTGGTGTGTGTAGATCCTGGAGGTCAGCGGCTACCGATATTCGCAAAAGTTTTATGGAGCGTCTGCAACCCTTAGTTTTTGCACGATCAAGATATGCAAAAAAAGCTTGCGttctatataatatttttgactcGCAAAATTGCAAATCAATGCTGCCGAGTATGCCTCGCAAGTACTTATGGGGTTTATCAAGTGGTTACTTGATCACATACGACAAGAACATGGGGTTTTGGCTTGTGAACTTAATGACAAGACATGAGATGCACTATCCTGTCCTGTCCGAAAGTAGCTATAGGTTCTTTGACTTCACTCCTCGCGCCGTTCTCTTGCGGTTGACTCGGCTTTCAAGAATTTTCATGATTATTTTCTCTGAGAAGCATAATTTTTTACTGATGTCTGAAAGTGGCTCTAGTAGTTGGCAGGAATATCTTTTACCAAACACCAGTGCTGGGATTGCGGATGTAAAGGTTTTGGATGGCAAAATCTTTGTTCTAACCTGTGATGCACATTTTGGAGAATTTAATCCGAGGGCAGATCCTGTTGTGAAGCTCTACAACTGTAACATCCCTATTCAACTTCCATCACGTTCGATTTTGCAGTTAGTGACTTCAGACAACAAGATCTACATGGTTATATCTCAATATCCTTGTCCATGTGTAACTTTGTTGGTCCAATATCTTTTCTTGTACGAACTTGACTACAGTATGGAATTTGCAAAACAGATTCATGACTTGGGTTCAAAATCTTTGTTCCTGAGTGTATATAATTCTGCCCTGGTTGACACAACTGGTTGGGGAGCGGGCAACTGTGtatgttttcttcaaaataCAATCGGAAAATGTTCATTCTTTCACTTGGATGGACGCAGGCTAGCAACGATTCCTGCTGTTTGGGATTGTTATGTGAGACTATATTTCTGGGTTTTTCCCGGTGAAAGTTGGGACATCAGTTGTGTTGGTGATGAATTTGGCCCTTGA
- the LOC108209860 gene encoding uncharacterized protein LOC108209860 isoform X2: MGWPELGLSDICHHLVQSCLPITSSRVFFLIENFFGAGRAIPAKKKAHRNLSKSLSLASLSALAAGLSLLGLSRLSAGTLASLSRALALLLPLDPPSLSSSILALITLMSSRGNSAHSSHGSRRQGKQPMAPPADQPTVPAQKRGYLAWTPEMDSILTSTLYDQINEGNKGDGNFKSQAYQAVVDKLRIEKSMLVTVEHVKHRIKIWKKHYGVISDIRNYTKFNWDEEKKMLVIPIEDLVEWKAYCEGCPDASAYQNKCIQNWDDICTLFASDRATGDGAEQFEESATAMELENDISTAETGSGESNKRQKRDRLADAVTSFAESFKEYVSKAKEPPRPTCKEIYEVVSEVIGITDDQAMRAVKRFVNGKVDEFEMLKNLPDNEKKRSWIMLLISDS; encoded by the exons ATGGGTTGGCCCGAGCTCGGGCTAAG TGACATTTGTCATCATCTGGTGCAATCCTGCCTACCCATCACTTCATCCCGAGTCTTTTTTCTCATTGAGAACTTCTTTGGAGCAGGGAGGGCCATTCCGGCAAAAAAG AAAGCCCATAGAAACCTCTcgaaatctctctctctcgcgaGTCTCTCTGCTCTCGCTGCTGGACTCTCGCTGCTGGGACTCTCGCGTCTCTCTGCTGGGACTCTCGCATCTCTCTCGCGTGCTCTCGCTCTCCTCCTCCCTCTCGATCCCCCATCGCTCTCCTCGTCCATTCTCGCTCTGATTACTCTAATGAG TTCAAGGGGTAATTCAGCTCATTCATCTCATGG GTCCCGAAGACAAGGAAAACAGCCTATGGCTCCACCAGCTGATCAGCCAACCGTACCTGCTCAGAAAAGGGGATATTTAGCATGGACCCCTGAGATGGACAGCATATTAACATCAACACTGTATGATCAAATTAATGAAGGAAATAAGGGTGACGGAAATTTTAAAAGTCAAGCTTACCAGGCTGTGGTTGATAAGCTGCGGATTGAAAAGAGTATGTTAGTTACTGTGGAACATGTGAAGCACCGGATTAAGATTTGGAAGAAACATTATGGTGTGATTTCTGATATTCGAAATTATACCAAATTCAATTGGGACGAAGAAAAGAAGATGCTAGTAATACCGATAGAAGATCTTGTAGAATGGAAAGCTTATTGTGAG GGATGTCCAGATGCTTCTGCATACCAGAACAAGTGCATTCAGAATTGGGATGACATATGTACTTTATTTGCCTCCGATAGAGCCACTGGTGATGGTGCAGAGCAGTTTGAGGAGTCAGCTACTGCCATGGAGCTAGAAAATGACATTAGCACTGCTGAGACGGGTTCGGGAGAATCAAACAAGAGACAGAAAAGAGATCGTTTAGCTGATGCTGTTACCAGTTTCGCAGAGTCATTTAAAGAATATGTGAGCAAAGCAAAAGAGCCTCCAAGACCCACGTGCAAAGAAATATATGAGGTCGTATCTGAAGTTATTGGTATTACGGATGATCAAGCTATGAGGGCTGTCAAGAGATTCGTGAATGGCAAAGTTGATGAGTTTGAAATGCTTAAAAATTTGCCGGATAATGAGAAAAAGAGAAGCTGGATCATGTTGCTTATTAGTGACTCATAG